The following proteins are encoded in a genomic region of Tigriopus californicus strain San Diego chromosome 6, Tcal_SD_v2.1, whole genome shotgun sequence:
- the LOC131882725 gene encoding dorsal-ventral patterning protein Sog-like, producing the protein MVFKCVFLVLLLVVIATLGVGVEAKRRHRGHLPIDHPEDEEPGEFGPHDEKRKASECRFGDKHYELEQTWNPDLGPPFGVMYCIHCECVPIHKKRRIVGRVRCKNIRAECPSPTCGSPVLLPGRCCKVCPGQENNPDEKISVDLAREEEEKNSRHYGSLLTSESMPKTSLVATGRFYFRKKTLSYSFVTGQEFGHPKFISFLDENGNIVEEFLTQTNEFHNITGKICGSWNRLPRRYRRQLRKDLLFAQLTNAEGATISGRIGKHFGLSSEYFSGLLLPISGSGFGSATAIVSTDSTSSTAGGVHIMILMKDVFGPTDDQDVTLDVKLEAVMDNGERRIIEDTLRVPKVVPKDATTSDLKTGFDVLEMDALGRGNLKMTVSSRNFPHYGVEGYLGSRFSCDLVDSILSPVDEDSELDEIAAMDHQNSPQRGLAWLVPKTNGELDYHIQIEDLSSNEITALQIDNGKMSRRLLMTIPLKATFNGGEASGSIRISAKEMEQLFKDNLFLNVATLANERALRGKLTIQMMSEATETIRPILLKSNLSLVSGIAWTSINAHCRLNYEMRLIGPERKTESTLTLKDFPMKNLKNLAMMPGRQLALQTFRGPTVSGHQDNLHKLSVARLDGGDASFVIRHEGHYEFEIEGRIKDVQAPPDCLPRYVRNELELMPGFLSDLGEERPEVEKELAARCLYEGGIIYEDGAQWPASHTNCHMCFCQRGKVNCDPVVCPKIECSRPIIHKGACCPVCQEEVPIDRSRGCQIEGDDQFHVAGSRWHPYIPPSGFSRCATCECHADTLEVKCTHEHCPKLDCPKDDQVREDTLACCKTCQEDNSTSTFYDPSIDYDQKTQQDMGREFTDEDILDMGGCNWKGEVRTNGESWHPHILPFGEYTCVTCTCKEGKTKCQRKSCVKLNCIHKVTDPNGCCPRCAANSSEVKEAKRHRRQQKLKKLRRMRQKIREQKRLLVRQQKAGSQD; encoded by the exons agTGCCGTTTTGGCGATAAGCATTATGAATTGGAACAGACCTGGAATCCGGACCTGGGACCACCATTCGGAGTCATGTACTGCATCCATTGCGAGTGTGTGCCG atCCACAAGAAGCGAAGGATTGTGGGACGAGTCCGCTGCAAGAACATTCGCGCCGAATGCCCTTCTCCTACGTGTGGCAGCCCTGTCCTTTTGCCGGGAAGGTGCTGCAAAGTCTGCCCAGGGCAAGAGAATA ATCCGGACGAAAAAATCTCCGTGGATCTGGCCcgtgaagaagaggagaagaacaGTCGCC ATTATGGGTCTTTGTTGACCTCTGAATCCATGCCAAAGACGAGCTTGGTTGCCACAGGGCGATTTTACTTTCGGAAGAAGACCCTCAGCTACTCTTTTGTGACCGGGCAGGAATTTGGACACCCCAAGTTTATATCTTTTCTGGATGAGAATGGAAACATCGTCGAAGAATTCCTAACGCAAACAAACGAATTCCAT AATATCACCGGAAAGATTTGCGGATCCTGGAATCGACTCCCAAGGCGTTATCGAAGACAGCTCCGCAAGGATTTGCTGTTTGCCCAATTGACCAATGCAGAGGGAGCCACCATCAGTGGGCGGATCGGCAAGCATTTTGGCTTGAGTAGTGAATACTTCTCCGGGTTGCTTCTGCCCATTTCTG GATCAGGATTTGGATCCGCCACCGCCATTGTCTCCACTGATTCCACTTCATCAACGGCTGGAGGGGTTCATataatgattttgatgaaagaCGTCTTTGGTCCGACTGATGATCAAGATGTGACCTTGGACGTGAAACTCGAGGCAGTCATGGACAATGGGGAGAGGCGAATCATTGAGGACACCCTCCGGGTTCCCAAAGTAGTCCCCAAAGATGCCACCACGAGTGACTTGAAGACCGGGTTTGATGTTCTTGAGATGGACGCCTTGGGACGTGGGAACTTGAAGATGACGGTCTCTTCTCGGAACTTTCCGCATTATGGAGTGGAGGGTTACCTGGGATCTCGATTCAGTTGCGACCTTGTTGACAGCATTTTGTCTCCTGTCGATGAAGATTCGGAACTCGACGAGATCGCAGCCATGGACCATCAAAATAGTCCACAAAGAGGCTTGGCCTGGCTTGTCCCAAAAACCAATGGAGAGCTGGACTATCACATTCAGATCGAAGACCTgtcatcaaatgaaattacaGCTCTTCAAATTGATAATGGGAAGATGAGTCGGCGTCTTCTGATGACTATTCCGTTGAAAGCGACCTTCAATGGAGGAGAGGCGTCGGGTTCCATCCGAATTAGTGCCAAAGAAATGGAGCAACTCTTTAAGGACAATCTATTTTTGAATGTGGCTACCTTGGCAAACGAGAGGGCGCTTCGAGGAAAATTGACCATCCAAATGATGAGTGAGGCCACTGAGACCATTCGGCCAAtccttttgaaaagcaatctCAGCCTGGTGTCCGGAATAGCATGGACTAGTATCAACGCACACTGTCGCCTAAACTACGAG ATGCGGCTCATTGGCCCCGAACGAAAGACAGAGTCTACCCTGACGCTTAAGGACTttcccatgaagaatttgaagaacCTGGCAATGATGCCCGGAAGGCAATTGGCCTTGCAAACCTTCAGGGGTCCCACAGTGAGCGGGCATCAAGATAACCTTCACAAGCTCAGTGTTGCCCGATTGGACGGCGGAGATGCTTCATTTGTAATCAGGCACGAGGGTCactatgaatttgaaatcgaAGGACGCATCAAAGAC GTGCAAGCCCCTCCGGATTGCCTCCCCCGATACGTCCGAAATGAGTTGGAGCTCATGCCTGGATTTTTGAGCGATCTTGGCGAGGAGAGACCGGAGGttgaaaaggaattggccgCCCGGTGCCTCTATGAAGGCGGAATTATCTATGAAGACGGAGCACAATGGCCGGCATCCCACACCAACTGTCATATGTGCTTTTGTCAGAG GGGGAAGGTCAATTGTGATCCTGTGGTGTGTCCCAAAATTGAATGCAGCCGACCCATAATCCACAAAGGCGCATGCTGCCCTGTTTGCCAAGAGGAAGTGCCCATTGACAGATCCAGGGGTTGCCAAATTGAAGGCGATGACCAATTCCACGTAGCTGGCAGCCGTTGGCATCCGTATATACCGCCCTCTGGTTTCAGCCGATGCGCCACGTGTGAATGCCACGCAGACACCCTTGAGGTGAAGTGCACTCATGAGCATTGCCCCAAACTGGATTGTCCCAAAGATGATCAAGTCCGGGAGGACACTTTGGCATGTTGCAAG ACATGTCAAGAAGACAATTCCACCTCGACCTTTTACGACCCATCCATAGACTATGATCAAAAAACACAGCAAGACATGGGTCGGGAGTTTACGGACGAGGACATTTTGGACATGGGCGGTTGTAATTGGAAAGGCGAAGTTAGGACCAATGGAGAGTCCTGGCATCCTCATATTCTACCCTTTGGGGAATATACGTGTGTTACCTGCACGTGCAAG GAGGGGAAGACAAAGTGTCAGAGGAAGAGCTGCGTCAAGCTGAACTGTATCCACAAGGTCACTGATCCCAACGGGTGCTGTCCCCGGTGTGCAGCCAATTCATCAGAG GTCAAAGAGGCCAAGAGGCACAGGAGGCaacagaaattgaagaaactcAGACGAATGCGTCAAAAGATCCGCGAGCAGAAGCGTTTACTTGTGCGACAACAAAAAGCGGGGAGTCAAGATTAG
- the LOC131882726 gene encoding organic cation transporter protein-like isoform X2: MAFMPDLKMSICMGKPTPTLTFAKPLDSMEASPGTKPRSTDFDLDDLSSCQFNTSGPQNVIFQEFEFNQTIVTEWGLICDDQYKVALIGTAYMVGLFLGSFLSSTPADKFGRKTMILVLIAIGGVGDLIGGFAPEYWSYLILRILAGIGEMGMVMTTFTLSVELVGAKQQAFVGNMNQLMFAVGEILMGVLAYFIRDWRQLHFVTAALILPQLLLWFVIPESPRWLLAEGKTKKLPKILNIAQKLNRKSLPPHLVFQEEDEQNLSKKINGKHGLGFKDMFTRRSLLWRTLVMAVNWTVVSMVYYGIGMSMTVLGGNIFLNFILSAVFEILGYIVCILISDHWGRKPVIIVNFLACGIACIISAFVPDSNPAKIPLVLIGKMGSSGAFSTAYVYTAELFPTPIRGTAVGFSSMIGRIGSTVAPQLALFLPSLTFKELPLLIFGIAGLLGGALSFCLPETLGHPLPDTLLEASQQGRKGSSKTLFAWWSKAKLTEEVELQRSRNREMQL, translated from the exons ATGGCCTTTATGCCCGATTTGAAGATGTCGATCTGTATGGGGAAACCAACTCCTACCTTGACTTTTGCCAAACCCCTCGATTCAATGGAAGCCTCTCCTGGAACCAAACCAC GCTCAACGGACTTTGATTTGGATGATTTGAGCTCGTGTCAATTCAACACAAGTGGACCCCAGAATGTCATATTTCAAGAGTttgaattcaatcaaaccattgtGACGGAGTGGGGCCTGATTTGCGACGACCAATACAAGGTGGCGCTCATCGGGACGGCCTATATGGTGGGCCTATTCCTCGGCTCATTCCTTAGTAGCACGCCGGCTGACAAATTCGGGAGGAAGACCATGATCCTGGTTCTGATTGCCATTGGGGGCGTGGGCGATTTGATTGGTGGGTTTGCACCCGAGTATTGGTCGTATTTGATATTACGAATATTGGCCGGGATTGGTGAAATGGGGATGGTCATGACCACGTTCACTCTTAGTGTGGAACTAGTGGGTGCCAAGCAACAAGCATTTGTGGGGAATATGAACCAACTAATGTTTGCTGTGGGTGAAATACTG ATGGGAGTTTTGGCTTATTTCATACGGGATTGGCGCCAACTTCATTTCGTCACTGCGGCTCTGATCCTGCCTCAACTTTTACTTTGGTTTGTGATCCCAGAGTCTCCGAGGTGGCTCTTAGCCGAGGGCAAGACCAAAAAGTTACCCAAGATTCTGAATATCGCCCAAAAGTTGAACCGGAAATCTTTGCCACCTCATCTTGTGttccaagaagaagatgagcAAAACCTTTCCAAGAAAATCAATGGAAAGCATGGTCTCGGTTTCAAGGATATGTTCACCAGGCGGAGTTTACTCTGGAGGACTCTGGTCATGGCCGTTAATTGGACAGTGGTATCTATGGTATATTATGGGATTGGCATGAGCATGACTGTCTTGGGTGGAAATATCTTCCTCAATTTTATCTTGAGTGCCGTGTTCGAAATCTTAGGCTACATTGTGTGCATCCTGATTTCGGATCACTGGGGTCGGAAGCCAGTCATCATTGTCAA CTTCTTGGCTTGTGGTATTGCTTGCATCATATCTGCGTTTGTGCCCGATTCCAATCCAGCCAAGATTCCCTTGGTTTTAATCGGAAAAATGGGCTCTTCAGGGGCCTTTTCTACCGCGTATGTGTACACCGCCGAGTTATTTCCTACCCCTATCAGAGGAACTGCTGTTGGATTTTCATCCATGATTGGTCGTATTGGATCCACGGTAGCTCCACAATTGGCCCTGTTTCTGCCGTCCCTGACCTTTAAG GAGCTGCCACTTTTGATTTTCGGCATTGCTGGATTATTGGGAGGTGCGCTGTCGTTTTGCCTACCAGAAACCTTAGGTCACCCTTTACCGGACACGTTATTGGAAGCTAGTCAACAAGGACGAAAAGGATCGAGCAAGACCTTGTTTGCTTGGTGGAGCAAGGCCAAACTGACAGAAGAGGTGGAACTCCAAAGGTCGCGAAACCGAGAGATGCAATTATGA
- the LOC131882726 gene encoding organic cation transporter protein-like isoform X1, producing the protein MSESRTELIPLLSGDPSLPPKKKETIDNFDQVLEHIGDFGAWQIILIVLLWLPPLSGGVIVLLSSFTALEPRALRCRQPCDGLYARFEDVDLYGETNSYLDFCQTPRFNGSLSWNQTTCIGSTDFDLDDLSSCQFNTSGPQNVIFQEFEFNQTIVTEWGLICDDQYKVALIGTAYMVGLFLGSFLSSTPADKFGRKTMILVLIAIGGVGDLIGGFAPEYWSYLILRILAGIGEMGMVMTTFTLSVELVGAKQQAFVGNMNQLMFAVGEILMGVLAYFIRDWRQLHFVTAALILPQLLLWFVIPESPRWLLAEGKTKKLPKILNIAQKLNRKSLPPHLVFQEEDEQNLSKKINGKHGLGFKDMFTRRSLLWRTLVMAVNWTVVSMVYYGIGMSMTVLGGNIFLNFILSAVFEILGYIVCILISDHWGRKPVIIVNFLACGIACIISAFVPDSNPAKIPLVLIGKMGSSGAFSTAYVYTAELFPTPIRGTAVGFSSMIGRIGSTVAPQLALFLPSLTFKELPLLIFGIAGLLGGALSFCLPETLGHPLPDTLLEASQQGRKGSSKTLFAWWSKAKLTEEVELQRSRNREMQL; encoded by the exons ATGAGTGAGTCCAGAACCGAACTGATTCCCCTGTTGTCCGGGGATCCCAGCCTTCCACCTAAAAAGAAGGAAACcattgacaattttgatcagGTCTTGGAACACATTGGAGATTTTGGAGCTTGGCAAATCATTTTAATTGTTCTGCTTTGGCTTCCTCCATTGAGTGGAGGAGTGATTGTACTTTTATCTAGTTTCACTGCATTAGAACCTCGGGCCCTTCGCTGTCGGCAGCCTTGCGATGGCCTTTATGCCCGATTTGAAGATGTCGATCTGTATGGGGAAACCAACTCCTACCTTGACTTTTGCCAAACCCCTCGATTCAATGGAAGCCTCTCCTGGAACCAAACCACGTGTATCG GCTCAACGGACTTTGATTTGGATGATTTGAGCTCGTGTCAATTCAACACAAGTGGACCCCAGAATGTCATATTTCAAGAGTttgaattcaatcaaaccattgtGACGGAGTGGGGCCTGATTTGCGACGACCAATACAAGGTGGCGCTCATCGGGACGGCCTATATGGTGGGCCTATTCCTCGGCTCATTCCTTAGTAGCACGCCGGCTGACAAATTCGGGAGGAAGACCATGATCCTGGTTCTGATTGCCATTGGGGGCGTGGGCGATTTGATTGGTGGGTTTGCACCCGAGTATTGGTCGTATTTGATATTACGAATATTGGCCGGGATTGGTGAAATGGGGATGGTCATGACCACGTTCACTCTTAGTGTGGAACTAGTGGGTGCCAAGCAACAAGCATTTGTGGGGAATATGAACCAACTAATGTTTGCTGTGGGTGAAATACTG ATGGGAGTTTTGGCTTATTTCATACGGGATTGGCGCCAACTTCATTTCGTCACTGCGGCTCTGATCCTGCCTCAACTTTTACTTTGGTTTGTGATCCCAGAGTCTCCGAGGTGGCTCTTAGCCGAGGGCAAGACCAAAAAGTTACCCAAGATTCTGAATATCGCCCAAAAGTTGAACCGGAAATCTTTGCCACCTCATCTTGTGttccaagaagaagatgagcAAAACCTTTCCAAGAAAATCAATGGAAAGCATGGTCTCGGTTTCAAGGATATGTTCACCAGGCGGAGTTTACTCTGGAGGACTCTGGTCATGGCCGTTAATTGGACAGTGGTATCTATGGTATATTATGGGATTGGCATGAGCATGACTGTCTTGGGTGGAAATATCTTCCTCAATTTTATCTTGAGTGCCGTGTTCGAAATCTTAGGCTACATTGTGTGCATCCTGATTTCGGATCACTGGGGTCGGAAGCCAGTCATCATTGTCAA CTTCTTGGCTTGTGGTATTGCTTGCATCATATCTGCGTTTGTGCCCGATTCCAATCCAGCCAAGATTCCCTTGGTTTTAATCGGAAAAATGGGCTCTTCAGGGGCCTTTTCTACCGCGTATGTGTACACCGCCGAGTTATTTCCTACCCCTATCAGAGGAACTGCTGTTGGATTTTCATCCATGATTGGTCGTATTGGATCCACGGTAGCTCCACAATTGGCCCTGTTTCTGCCGTCCCTGACCTTTAAG GAGCTGCCACTTTTGATTTTCGGCATTGCTGGATTATTGGGAGGTGCGCTGTCGTTTTGCCTACCAGAAACCTTAGGTCACCCTTTACCGGACACGTTATTGGAAGCTAGTCAACAAGGACGAAAAGGATCGAGCAAGACCTTGTTTGCTTGGTGGAGCAAGGCCAAACTGACAGAAGAGGTGGAACTCCAAAGGTCGCGAAACCGAGAGATGCAATTATGA